The genomic stretch TGAGCAGAGACGCACCAAACTTAAACTTTCCCGCGCGGTCATCAATTATCACGAAGTCGTTGCCTAGTCCGTGCCACTTGGAAAATTTTACTTCTCTTGCCATCTCTCTACTCCGCGAACCTTTCGCCATGAATAAGGTCGTCCCAGCTCTCTCTATCGCGAATGATGAAATACTTGTCACCCTTTACCATGATCTCCGGGACGCGCCGTCTGGAATTGTAATTCGACGACATGGTAAAACCGTAAGCCCCTGCGCTCATCACTGCAAACAGTTCATCCTTTTGAAATTCAGGGAGCACTCTCTCCTTCGCGAGAAAGTCGCCCGATTCACATATTGGTCCTACCACATCAACCTCTACCTTTTTTCTGTTTATCGATTCCTGCAAGACCGGCTGAATAGTCTGATGCGCGTTATATAGCGATGGCCTTACCAGGTCGTTCATACCGGCGTCCGCTATGTAGAAGTTCTTCCCTTCGTTCTTCTTCGTGTAGAGAACACGCGACACCAGCACACCTGCGTTACCGGCAATCAGGCGGCCCGGCTCAAATACGATCGTGCAACCGCTCCCTTTCAGAACCGGCACGATCTCTTTCGCCAACTCTTTCGGGAGAGGGGGCGCTTCATCCTTGTAAGGTATGCCAAGGCCTCCACCGATATTTATATATCTGATATTGATATTATTCTCTCTTAACTTCTCAACGAAGGCAAGGAGTCGCGCGAGCGCGTCGACAAAGGGGGATATCTCGGTTATCTGGCTCCCTATATGCTGATGGACGCCGATTATCTCGATGTTGTTCATTCGCGACGCAAGGAGATACTCTTCAAGCGCGGTATCGATATTGAAACCGAACTTGTTTGATTTAAGACCTGTGGAGATATACGGATGAGTCTTCGGATCAACGTCAGGGTTTACCCTGAGAGCAACCTTCGCTTTCGTACCTACGCGCGATGCGACTTTATCGATAGTGAAAAGCTCCTGGGAAGATTCTACGTTGAACATTAGGACTCCGCTGTTCAGCGCGTACTCGATCTCCTCTTCTGTCTTGCCGACACCCGCGTATACTATCTTCGATGGCTCTGCCCCCGCTTTTAGGGCGCGGAAAAGTTCGCCGCCGGATACGATGTCGCATCCCGCACCCGCCTTTATCAGCTCGTTAAGAACCGCGATATTCGAATTCGCTTTTACAGCGAAGCAAATCAGCCTGTCGATATCCTTGAACGCATCGTCAAAGACCTGAAAATGCCGAGTGAGTGTGTGCTGGCTGTAGCAGTAAAAAGGGGTGCCGACTTCGGCGGCAATTTTTTCCAGCGGTACATCCTCGCAATGAAGGGAACCGTTTTTATATTCAAAATCGTGCACTGTTTTTCTCCATAAAACAAAGAATAAGAGACGTTATTCTACATCCCTGCGTCATAAGTTATCAACAGGGTTTGTAGTATCCGCATGGTGGCAGTTTGCGGACCGGTTTCGATACTTACATTGTGGCTGGGCAGATTTTCCCTGCCCCTTCCCTCTCCTGTCACCCCCGTGCAGAGGAGGATCTGGAAAATATATGACACCACAGGATAATTTTCCCAATCGGATCATCCGTAAAAGGACCTGTTATTTTTCCCAAGGTTCAATGTGCGATCTCGACGGACCGCACGATTTTCTTTTCATATTTTCACGGTCGTATTCCCATTGCG from Nitrospinota bacterium encodes the following:
- the lysA gene encoding diaminopimelate decarboxylase; protein product: MHDFEYKNGSLHCEDVPLEKIAAEVGTPFYCYSQHTLTRHFQVFDDAFKDIDRLICFAVKANSNIAVLNELIKAGAGCDIVSGGELFRALKAGAEPSKIVYAGVGKTEEEIEYALNSGVLMFNVESSQELFTIDKVASRVGTKAKVALRVNPDVDPKTHPYISTGLKSNKFGFNIDTALEEYLLASRMNNIEIIGVHQHIGSQITEISPFVDALARLLAFVEKLRENNINIRYINIGGGLGIPYKDEAPPLPKELAKEIVPVLKGSGCTIVFEPGRLIAGNAGVLVSRVLYTKKNEGKNFYIADAGMNDLVRPSLYNAHQTIQPVLQESINRKKVEVDVVGPICESGDFLAKERVLPEFQKDELFAVMSAGAYGFTMSSNYNSRRRVPEIMVKGDKYFIIRDRESWDDLIHGERFAE